Proteins co-encoded in one Candidatus Methylomirabilota bacterium genomic window:
- the icd gene encoding NADP-dependent isocitrate dehydrogenase — protein sequence MAGRVKIPKGGKITIEHGKLRVPDDPIIAFIEGDGTGPDIWRASVRVLDAAVEQSYRGKKKIAWAEVYAGEKAQAVYGKDCPPNLLPEETLDVIREFLVAIKGPLTTPVGEGFRSLNVTLRQVLDLYVCLRPVKYFKGVPSPVKRPDKVDMVIFRENTEDIYAGIEWEQGTPEAKKVVDFLQKEMKVTKIRFPNTSSIGVKPVSKEGSERLIRAAIRYAIENNRKNVTLVHKGNIQKYTEGMFMKWGYALAKREFGDKTVSWDDCGGKPPAGKILIKDAITDAFLQQILTRPDEFDVIPAPNLTGDLISDALAAQVGGIGIAPGANINYDTGHALFEATHGTAPKYAGQDKVNPGSVILSGEMMLRYMGWTDAADRIIAGLEKTIQSKVVTYDFARLMDGATEVKCSEFGTAIIQNMAKL from the coding sequence ATGGCGGGCAGGGTCAAGATCCCGAAGGGTGGCAAGATCACGATCGAGCACGGGAAGCTCCGCGTCCCGGACGACCCGATCATCGCGTTCATCGAGGGCGACGGCACCGGCCCCGACATCTGGCGCGCCTCGGTGCGCGTGCTCGACGCGGCGGTCGAGCAGAGCTACCGCGGGAAGAAGAAGATCGCGTGGGCCGAGGTGTACGCGGGCGAGAAGGCCCAGGCGGTCTACGGCAAGGACTGCCCGCCGAACCTCCTGCCGGAGGAGACGCTCGACGTCATCCGCGAGTTTCTCGTGGCGATCAAGGGCCCGCTGACGACGCCCGTCGGCGAGGGCTTCCGCTCGCTGAACGTCACGCTCCGCCAGGTGCTCGATCTCTACGTCTGCCTCCGCCCGGTCAAGTACTTCAAGGGCGTGCCGTCGCCGGTGAAGCGGCCCGACAAGGTGGACATGGTGATCTTCCGCGAGAACACCGAGGACATCTACGCGGGCATCGAGTGGGAGCAGGGGACGCCCGAGGCGAAGAAGGTGGTGGACTTCCTCCAGAAGGAGATGAAGGTCACCAAGATCCGCTTCCCCAATACCTCGTCCATCGGCGTCAAGCCCGTCTCCAAGGAGGGCTCCGAGCGGCTGATCCGCGCCGCGATCCGCTACGCGATCGAGAACAACAGGAAGAACGTGACCCTCGTCCACAAGGGGAACATCCAGAAGTACACGGAAGGGATGTTCATGAAGTGGGGGTACGCGCTCGCCAAGCGCGAGTTCGGCGACAAGACCGTGTCGTGGGACGACTGCGGCGGCAAGCCGCCGGCCGGCAAGATCCTCATCAAGGACGCGATCACGGACGCGTTCCTCCAGCAGATCCTCACCCGGCCCGACGAGTTCGACGTGATCCCGGCCCCGAACCTCACGGGCGACCTGATCTCGGACGCCCTCGCCGCGCAGGTGGGCGGGATCGGGATCGCGCCCGGCGCCAACATCAACTACGACACCGGCCACGCGCTCTTCGAGGCGACGCACGGCACCGCGCCGAAGTACGCCGGCCAGGACAAGGTCAACCCGGGCTCGGTGATCCTCTCGGGCGAGATGATGCTGCGCTACATGGGCTGGACCGACGCGGCCGACCGGATCATCGCGGGCCTCGAGAAGACGATCCAGTCCAAGGTCGTCACCTACGACTTCGCGCGCCTGATGGACGGCGCGACGGAGGTGAAGTGCTCGGAGTTCGGGACGGCCATCATCCAGAACATGGCGAAGCTCTAG
- a CDS encoding aconitate hydratase: MSAEQVRSLYASMPGRLARARAAFGRPLTLSEKILVAHCWDFEGQTWARGKAILRLRVDRVGLQDVTGQMALLQFMHSGRKRVAVPTTLHCDHLIRAESGSADDLARAIRENQEVYDFLHSAAKKYGIGFWKPGAGIIHQVVLENYAFPGGLMIGADSHTPNGGGLGMLAIGVGGADCGEVMAGLPWEVLDPKLVGVHLTGKLAGWTAPKDVITYLCTLLTVKGGTNKIVEYIGPGADSISATGKGTICNMGAELGATTSVFPFDARMAAYLRATDRADLATLAEEVAEHLRPDPEVLAEPQKFYDELVEINLDTLEPHVVGPHSPDRGRPISTLADEVKANGWPAKITNALIGSCTNSSYEDMRRAAHIAAQGIKAGLRAKVPFWITPGSERIYQTIKRDGIIETFQKIGGTVLANACGPCIGQWKRGDVKTGETNTIVSSFNRNFPGRNDGSAATLSFLTSPEIVTALAFAGTLEFDPVHGTIPDGQGRAFRLTPPEAEELPRDGFAGGAEGYEEPAADGDAIQVIVRPDSERLQILEPFAPWDGKDFVDLPILVKTKGKTTTDHISPAGPWLRYRGHLAKISDNMFLGAVNAFTGEAGKGVNPLTGGAPQPFAKIARELKAKGVRWVVIGGENYGEGSSREHAAMSPRYLGCAVVLVKSFARIHETNLKKQGVLPLTFKDPNDYDRFEAQDRVSVTGLAALRPGQPVSVTIKKPDGRGETIEALHSLTDEHITWFKAGSALNAAQGERT; the protein is encoded by the coding sequence GCGGCCGCTCACGCTCTCCGAGAAGATCCTCGTCGCCCACTGCTGGGATTTCGAGGGCCAGACGTGGGCGCGCGGCAAGGCGATCCTGCGACTGCGCGTCGACCGCGTCGGCCTGCAGGACGTCACCGGCCAGATGGCGCTGCTCCAGTTCATGCACTCGGGGCGCAAGCGCGTCGCGGTCCCGACGACGCTCCACTGCGACCACCTGATCCGCGCCGAGAGCGGCAGCGCGGACGACCTCGCGCGCGCGATCCGCGAGAATCAGGAAGTCTACGACTTCCTCCACTCGGCGGCGAAGAAGTACGGCATCGGGTTCTGGAAGCCGGGCGCGGGCATCATCCACCAGGTCGTCCTCGAGAACTACGCGTTCCCGGGCGGGCTCATGATCGGCGCCGATTCCCACACGCCCAACGGCGGCGGCCTCGGCATGCTTGCGATCGGCGTGGGCGGCGCCGACTGCGGCGAGGTGATGGCGGGGCTCCCGTGGGAGGTGCTCGACCCGAAGCTCGTCGGCGTGCACCTCACGGGGAAGCTCGCGGGCTGGACGGCGCCGAAGGACGTCATCACGTACCTCTGCACGCTCCTGACCGTCAAGGGCGGCACCAACAAGATCGTCGAGTACATCGGTCCCGGGGCGGACTCCATCAGCGCGACCGGCAAGGGGACGATCTGCAACATGGGCGCCGAGCTCGGCGCGACCACGTCGGTCTTCCCGTTCGACGCGCGCATGGCGGCGTACCTGCGCGCGACCGACCGCGCCGACCTCGCGACGCTCGCCGAGGAGGTCGCGGAGCACCTGCGGCCCGACCCGGAGGTCCTCGCGGAGCCGCAGAAGTTCTACGACGAGCTGGTCGAGATCAATCTCGACACGCTCGAGCCGCACGTCGTCGGGCCGCACTCGCCCGACCGCGGGCGGCCCATCTCGACGCTGGCCGACGAGGTGAAGGCGAACGGCTGGCCGGCGAAGATCACCAACGCGCTGATCGGCTCGTGCACCAACTCCTCCTACGAGGACATGCGCCGCGCCGCGCACATCGCGGCGCAGGGGATCAAGGCCGGGCTCCGCGCGAAGGTCCCGTTCTGGATCACGCCGGGCTCCGAGCGGATCTACCAGACGATCAAGCGCGACGGGATCATCGAGACCTTCCAGAAGATCGGCGGCACCGTGCTCGCGAACGCATGCGGGCCGTGCATCGGCCAGTGGAAGCGGGGCGACGTCAAGACCGGCGAGACGAACACGATCGTCTCGTCGTTCAACCGGAACTTCCCCGGCCGCAACGACGGGAGCGCCGCGACGCTTTCCTTCCTCACGAGCCCCGAGATCGTCACCGCGCTCGCCTTCGCGGGCACGCTCGAGTTCGACCCTGTGCACGGCACGATCCCCGACGGGCAGGGTCGCGCGTTCCGCCTCACGCCGCCCGAGGCCGAGGAGCTGCCGCGCGACGGCTTCGCCGGCGGCGCCGAGGGCTACGAGGAGCCCGCGGCCGACGGCGACGCAATCCAGGTGATCGTCCGCCCGGACAGCGAGAGGCTGCAGATTCTCGAGCCCTTCGCGCCGTGGGACGGCAAAGACTTCGTGGACCTGCCGATCCTCGTGAAGACCAAGGGCAAGACGACGACCGACCATATATCGCCGGCCGGGCCCTGGCTCCGCTATCGCGGCCACCTCGCCAAGATCAGCGACAACATGTTCCTCGGCGCCGTGAACGCGTTCACCGGCGAGGCCGGGAAGGGCGTCAACCCCCTGACGGGCGGCGCGCCGCAGCCGTTCGCGAAGATCGCGCGCGAGCTCAAGGCCAAGGGCGTCCGGTGGGTGGTCATCGGCGGCGAGAACTACGGCGAGGGCAGCAGCCGCGAGCACGCGGCGATGTCGCCGCGCTATCTCGGGTGCGCGGTGGTGCTCGTCAAGAGCTTCGCGCGCATCCACGAGACCAATCTCAAGAAGCAGGGCGTCCTGCCGCTCACGTTCAAGGACCCGAACGACTACGACCGCTTCGAGGCGCAGGACCGCGTCAGCGTGACCGGCCTCGCGGCGCTTCGGCCCGGCCAGCCGGTGAGCGTGACGATCAAGAAGCCCGACGGCCGCGGCGAGACCATCGAGGCGCTCCACAGCCTCACCGACGAGCACATCACCTGGTTCAAGGCCGGGTCGGCGCTCAACGCCGCCCAGGGGGAGCGGACGTGA